CAAATCAATTGATCAGCTGACGGGTGCTTCCTTGCAAAAAGGTTATCAAAAAATCAAAGCCGATCTAGCCAGGACCGTCGTCGCCATCTCATTTTTAAAATTATTAGACCAGTTGACCCTAGACAATCATAAAGATGAGCGCATTTTTGAGTTGGCTGTAAAGTATCTTGACTTTTTGGACAAAAAAGAGGAGGATTATGAAATCGCCAAATTAAGCGCTGGTTTTAAACTCTTGGCGTTGCTCGGTCTGAATCCGGCTGAAAAAGTAGGTAGCCCCAAAGAGGAAATTAAGTTTATTATCAAAAATAATATCCGAGATATTTATGAAAACAAAAATATCAAAACAAAAATAAAAGATTTGGAAAAAATATTAAATAGTGAAGTAGGGAATGTGACCTAAAAGGTAGGAGGCGTTATGACTAAAAGGAGAGGGCGGCGTCTCGGGTGCAACTCGAGTGTGTTGTTGAGCGAAGATCCGTCCGCGACGGCCGCGCTGGAAGGAATCTTCTTCAACACAGTCAAGTGCCCTTGCTGTGATTTTTGTTTACGCAAAAGCGACATCGATGGGCAAGTCGCTCATCTGAAGCGCGAGCACCCTCGATATTT
This window of the Candidatus Kuenenbacteria bacterium genome carries:
- the recO gene encoding DNA repair protein RecO, which produces MYYNLTAIVLKRQDFRDDDLLVTVYSRERGKLTIVARGGKKILSKLAGHLEPVSLVLLNIASGKSIDQLTGASLQKGYQKIKADLARTVVAISFLKLLDQLTLDNHKDERIFELAVKYLDFLDKKEEDYEIAKLSAGFKLLALLGLNPAEKVGSPKEEIKFIIKNNIRDIYENKNIKTKIKDLEKILNSEVGNVT